In one window of Posidoniimonas corsicana DNA:
- a CDS encoding tetratricopeptide repeat protein, with protein sequence MKSTVPLSLRPAPDWPMPDPSEASSDFAPRAGRGISPATRQRLEAVHTRAKACLERGDHDYAHDLLTQCIAEDPGSLIYAQTFRANITKKYAGSTKKSSRFSALMGGSSGKAAVAKAAGKGAWTEAFTAGCQALKKNPVDLPVLRELARGCGELGHVETQLFYLRWALDLDLHDDETNRLAGAALAGTRQFDQAIACWQRVLKQKPEDEEARRAISRLSVEQTLHEGGYNHEMLKGEGAAPDLPAVRVSDLAAKDRQPADAAADPDKASPAAVPQSKEELLELVEEEPDNIVAAFDLAQILHVAGESRQALSVLRRAAKHSPDAEAPEHSRLEDLQLRVAREQTKQAQEAAKAKRTPELIKAARQVVAESNLAELEVYSARAKRNPANTRAQYELGLRLKRSGDHREAIKAFQAARGDARRDADVQLQLGECFQFIEQFKLAASSYEAAVKASRPDQQHASEETHKLALYRAGVLALGLGDLDRAENRLTELAGLDFGYRDVGDRLDKITELRKNA encoded by the coding sequence ATGAAGAGTACGGTCCCCTTGTCCCTCCGCCCGGCGCCCGATTGGCCCATGCCCGACCCGTCCGAAGCCAGCAGCGACTTCGCCCCCCGCGCTGGCCGTGGCATTTCGCCCGCCACCCGGCAGCGGCTCGAGGCGGTGCACACCCGCGCCAAGGCGTGCCTGGAGCGCGGCGACCACGACTACGCCCACGACCTGCTCACTCAGTGCATCGCCGAGGACCCCGGCTCGCTGATCTACGCGCAGACCTTCCGGGCCAACATCACCAAGAAGTACGCGGGCAGCACGAAGAAAAGCTCACGATTTTCGGCCCTCATGGGCGGCAGCTCCGGCAAGGCGGCGGTCGCCAAGGCGGCCGGCAAGGGCGCGTGGACCGAGGCCTTCACGGCCGGCTGCCAGGCCCTGAAGAAGAACCCGGTCGACCTGCCGGTGCTCCGCGAGCTGGCCCGCGGGTGCGGCGAGCTGGGCCACGTTGAGACCCAACTGTTCTACCTCCGCTGGGCGCTGGACCTCGACCTGCACGACGACGAGACCAACCGCCTGGCGGGCGCCGCCCTGGCCGGGACCCGCCAGTTCGATCAGGCCATCGCCTGCTGGCAACGGGTGCTGAAGCAGAAGCCCGAGGACGAAGAGGCCCGCCGCGCAATCTCGCGACTCAGCGTCGAGCAGACCCTGCACGAAGGGGGCTACAACCACGAGATGCTTAAGGGCGAGGGCGCCGCGCCGGACCTGCCGGCCGTGCGGGTATCGGACCTCGCCGCCAAGGACCGCCAGCCCGCCGATGCTGCAGCGGACCCTGACAAAGCCTCCCCCGCGGCGGTTCCACAGTCGAAGGAGGAGCTGCTCGAACTGGTGGAGGAGGAACCGGACAACATCGTGGCCGCGTTCGATCTCGCCCAGATCCTGCACGTGGCGGGGGAAAGCCGGCAAGCGCTCAGCGTTCTGCGGCGGGCTGCAAAGCACTCGCCGGACGCCGAGGCGCCCGAGCACAGCCGGCTGGAAGACCTCCAGCTCCGGGTCGCCCGCGAGCAGACTAAGCAGGCCCAGGAGGCGGCCAAGGCGAAACGCACCCCAGAGCTCATCAAGGCGGCCCGCCAGGTCGTGGCGGAGAGCAACCTTGCCGAGCTGGAGGTATACTCCGCCCGGGCGAAGCGGAACCCCGCCAACACGCGGGCCCAGTACGAGCTGGGGCTGCGGCTGAAGCGATCCGGCGATCACCGCGAGGCGATCAAGGCATTCCAGGCCGCCCGGGGCGACGCCCGCCGCGACGCGGACGTGCAGCTGCAGCTGGGCGAGTGCTTCCAGTTCATCGAGCAGTTCAAGCTGGCCGCCAGCAGCTACGAAGCCGCGGTCAAGGCTTCCCGGCCCGACCAGCAGCACGCCTCGGAGGAAACCCACAAGCTGGCTCTCTACCGGGCGGGGGTGCTGGCCCTGGGGCTGGGGGACCTGGACCGGGCCGAGAATCGCCTCACGGAGCTCGCGGGGCTGGATTTTGGCTACCGGGACGTCGGCGACCGCCTAGACAAGATCACCGAATTGCGTAAAAATGCGTGA
- the rpsT gene encoding 30S ribosomal protein S20: MPNSASARKRLRQDQARRLHNRSAKASVRTQLKKVRKAIDAGEVENSEKEFQVAAKKLDQAAAKNLIHANAAARTKSRLSKAIKDLKNAG; encoded by the coding sequence ATGCCAAATTCCGCCAGTGCCCGTAAGCGTCTCCGCCAGGACCAAGCCCGTCGTCTCCACAACCGTTCGGCCAAGGCGTCGGTTCGCACGCAGCTGAAGAAGGTCCGCAAGGCGATCGACGCCGGCGAGGTCGAGAACAGCGAGAAGGAGTTCCAGGTAGCCGCCAAGAAGCTGGACCAGGCCGCCGCTAAGAACCTGATCCACGCCAATGCCGCGGCCCGCACCAAGAGCCGCTTGTCCAAAGCGATCAAGGACCTGAAGAACGCCGGCTAG
- a CDS encoding dihydroorotate dehydrogenase electron transfer subunit, which produces MSGTTEPSGCDGGHATLHAAYYADQACFAPATVLENEQLARGTYRMRVNAAAIAERIVPGQFVMVRVAGQADPMLGRAFALYDVVRDDAGQAVALDFVYVVHGKLTTALAACAAGRTVELWGPLGNGFDPIQCDRRILVAGGIGYTPFLAAGKESLGAARYGAPLRDGGQAAEVVMCYGVRTADLLAGEPAFRGAGFDLRVASDDGSVGHHGLVTDLLEAALDESADRRVQVDCCGPEPMMEAVAKLCLQRGTPCRVSLETPMACGIGICFSCVAKVRQPEGDWDYKRTCVEGPVFDAAKIEW; this is translated from the coding sequence GTGAGCGGCACGACGGAGCCGAGCGGTTGTGACGGAGGACACGCGACGCTGCACGCCGCCTACTACGCGGATCAGGCCTGCTTTGCGCCGGCGACCGTGCTGGAGAACGAGCAGCTCGCCCGCGGCACGTACCGCATGCGGGTCAACGCGGCCGCGATCGCCGAGCGGATCGTGCCGGGCCAGTTCGTCATGGTCCGCGTGGCCGGCCAGGCGGACCCGATGCTTGGCCGGGCGTTCGCCCTGTACGACGTCGTCCGCGATGATGCGGGCCAGGCCGTTGCACTCGACTTTGTGTACGTCGTGCACGGCAAGCTGACCACTGCGCTGGCCGCCTGTGCAGCGGGACGGACGGTCGAGCTGTGGGGCCCGCTCGGCAACGGGTTCGACCCGATCCAGTGCGACCGCCGCATCCTGGTGGCCGGCGGCATCGGCTACACGCCGTTCCTGGCCGCCGGCAAGGAGTCGCTCGGCGCCGCCCGCTACGGTGCGCCGTTGCGGGATGGCGGCCAGGCGGCAGAGGTGGTCATGTGCTACGGCGTCCGGACCGCCGACCTGCTGGCCGGCGAGCCGGCCTTTCGCGGCGCTGGGTTCGACCTGCGGGTCGCCAGCGACGACGGGTCGGTCGGCCACCACGGCCTAGTGACCGATCTCCTAGAGGCGGCCCTCGACGAGTCCGCCGACCGCCGCGTGCAGGTGGACTGCTGCGGCCCCGAGCCGATGATGGAGGCGGTCGCCAAGCTCTGCCTGCAGCGGGGCACGCCCTGCCGAGTGTCGCTCGAGACGCCCATGGCCTGCGGTATCGGCATCTGCTTCAGCTGCGTGGCCAAGGTCCGCCAGCCCGAGGGGGACTGGGACTACAAACGCACCTGCGTCGAGGGCCCCGTGTTCGACGCCGCGAAGATCGAGTGGTAG
- a CDS encoding pseudouridine synthase, whose protein sequence is MPKRASKPRKKSPIGGKGPKAGGKAKRPSPGGKKKTARRPAGAKRGPTPQRQHPDDGKDRLQKVLAAAGLASRRECEQLILEGRVEVDGQPVTELGVRVDASRQDIWVDGEPLPKTKKVYFAVNKPEGYVCTARDPSGRPRVTELLPPTAGRVFNVGRLDMASDGLILLTNDGELANQLAHPRHGVRKTYIVQVAGHITGEELKQAREGIYIAEGKVHFVGAKIKSRHKKSTLLEVVLDEGRNREIRRVLAAMGHKVQKLTRVAHGPVKLGEMPAGAYRPLTRDEVKALRQCVEDAGAAQEGRPVKKKKRKPAKPKNSKPAATNKPQRRVIK, encoded by the coding sequence ATGCCTAAACGCGCCTCCAAACCCCGCAAGAAGTCGCCGATCGGCGGCAAAGGCCCGAAGGCCGGCGGAAAAGCCAAGCGGCCCTCCCCCGGCGGCAAAAAGAAGACCGCCCGACGGCCCGCCGGCGCGAAGCGGGGCCCCACGCCCCAGCGGCAGCACCCGGATGATGGCAAGGACCGCCTGCAGAAGGTGCTGGCCGCGGCTGGGCTGGCGAGCCGGCGCGAGTGCGAACAGCTGATCCTGGAGGGCCGCGTCGAGGTCGACGGCCAGCCCGTCACGGAGCTTGGCGTGCGGGTCGACGCGTCGCGACAGGACATCTGGGTGGACGGGGAGCCGCTGCCAAAGACCAAGAAGGTCTACTTCGCGGTCAACAAGCCAGAGGGCTACGTCTGCACGGCCCGTGACCCGTCCGGTCGGCCTCGCGTGACCGAGCTGCTGCCCCCGACCGCCGGCCGGGTGTTCAACGTCGGCCGGCTCGACATGGCGAGCGACGGCCTGATTCTGCTGACCAACGACGGCGAACTGGCGAACCAACTCGCCCACCCCCGCCACGGGGTCCGCAAGACCTACATCGTGCAGGTGGCCGGCCATATCACCGGTGAAGAGCTCAAGCAGGCCCGCGAAGGCATCTACATTGCCGAGGGCAAGGTTCATTTCGTGGGCGCGAAAATCAAGTCGCGGCACAAGAAGTCGACCCTGCTCGAGGTAGTGCTCGACGAGGGCCGCAACCGCGAGATCCGCCGCGTTCTCGCCGCCATGGGGCACAAGGTGCAGAAGCTGACCCGAGTGGCGCACGGCCCAGTCAAGCTGGGTGAGATGCCCGCCGGCGCCTACCGCCCGCTCACCCGCGACGAGGTCAAGGCGCTGCGGCAGTGCGTCGAAGACGCGGGGGCCGCCCAGGAGGGCCGACCCGTCAAGAAAAAGAAGCGCAAGCCGGCCAAGCCCAAGAACTCCAAGCCGGCCGCTACCAACAAGCCCCAGCGGAGAGTGATCAAGTGA
- a CDS encoding SGNH/GDSL hydrolase family protein, giving the protein MPGAAARPTALILLFAALPLVWPSQVGAQPPVVEGVQLGPYEYETKPDDPAFRMYHPRKAPPAGPLLLQKGDRLAICGDSITEQRKYSRIIETYLTACTPQLGVTVRQYGWSGEKTDGFLRRMDKDCLTFEPTVATLCYGMNDARYRPFDVTNGRWYEDHYRAIVRQFKVHGVRVVVGTPGCAGKTASWVESRSGTLDQQNIALCALRDIAIGVAESEDCRLADVFWPMLQAQVFAPDQHGATADNPYEVAGADGIHPGWAGHVVMAYAFLKAMGLDGQIGEINVDLAGGSATGSEGHEVETTGPGVLRVTSSRYPFCATGDLHDDNSVRSGMTLVPFDAELNRLTLVASGGSADRYQVTWGGASREFTAAELERGVNLAAEFVENPFCAAFQEVDNAVEKKQAFETHQVKKVFHGRSGRDDFDQAVRDTEAERAPLAAAVQRPLPPVTHTIELRPVSASR; this is encoded by the coding sequence ATGCCAGGCGCCGCCGCACGCCCCACCGCTTTGATACTCTTGTTTGCCGCGTTGCCGCTGGTTTGGCCAAGCCAAGTGGGCGCCCAGCCGCCGGTCGTCGAGGGCGTGCAGCTTGGGCCCTACGAGTACGAGACCAAGCCCGACGACCCCGCGTTCCGCATGTACCACCCCCGCAAGGCGCCGCCGGCTGGGCCGCTGCTGCTGCAAAAGGGCGACCGGCTAGCGATCTGCGGCGACTCGATCACCGAGCAGCGCAAGTACTCCCGCATCATCGAGACCTACCTCACCGCCTGCACACCGCAGCTTGGCGTGACGGTGCGTCAGTACGGCTGGAGCGGTGAGAAGACCGACGGGTTCCTGCGGCGGATGGACAAGGACTGCCTGACCTTCGAGCCGACCGTGGCCACCCTGTGCTACGGGATGAACGACGCGCGGTACCGCCCGTTCGACGTCACCAACGGCCGCTGGTACGAGGACCACTACCGCGCGATTGTCCGCCAATTCAAGGTCCACGGCGTGCGGGTGGTGGTCGGCACGCCGGGCTGCGCCGGGAAGACCGCCTCGTGGGTCGAGAGCCGCTCCGGCACGCTGGACCAGCAGAACATCGCATTGTGCGCGCTGCGCGACATCGCGATCGGCGTGGCCGAGTCGGAGGACTGCCGGCTGGCCGACGTGTTCTGGCCGATGCTGCAGGCGCAGGTGTTTGCGCCGGACCAGCACGGCGCCACCGCCGACAACCCGTACGAGGTCGCCGGCGCCGACGGCATCCACCCCGGCTGGGCGGGGCACGTCGTGATGGCCTACGCGTTCCTCAAGGCGATGGGGCTGGACGGGCAGATCGGCGAGATCAACGTCGACCTGGCGGGCGGGTCGGCCACCGGCTCGGAAGGCCACGAGGTCGAGACCACCGGGCCGGGCGTGCTGCGGGTCACCAGCTCTCGGTACCCGTTCTGCGCCACGGGCGACCTGCACGACGACAATTCGGTCCGCTCGGGAATGACGCTCGTGCCGTTCGACGCGGAGCTCAACCGCTTGACGCTGGTTGCGTCCGGCGGCTCGGCCGATCGCTACCAGGTCACCTGGGGAGGCGCCTCCCGGGAATTCACCGCCGCCGAGCTCGAACGGGGTGTGAACCTGGCCGCGGAGTTCGTCGAGAACCCGTTCTGCGCAGCGTTCCAAGAGGTCGACAACGCGGTAGAGAAGAAGCAGGCTTTCGAGACCCACCAGGTTAAGAAGGTATTTCACGGCCGCTCGGGCAGGGACGACTTTGATCAGGCCGTCCGCGATACCGAGGCGGAACGCGCGCCCCTGGCCGCCGCGGTCCAGCGTCCGCTGCCGCCGGTGACGCACACTATCGAACTGCGTCCGGTTTCCGCGTCTCGGTGA